AAAACAGAGGAGTAGAGAGGCTGTTAGGAGCCAGATCATGAAGGATCTGGACACCAGCTTCAAAGGTCTGGGCTTGAGTTAAGGCATGTTGGGTGGCACTGAAGGCTTTTGATCACGGGATCAAATTGATTTTGTAGGAAGACCCAATCTCAGGAAGTGAATAGATGGGTCAAAGACTTAGAAATAGGttaaagagtctttttttttttttttttttttttttgcctgaaaaaGGGCTTTTGAAGTGGCAGtgcaaatggaaaggaacggtCAGATGCCATGGTCTTATAAAGGATGGATAGTCAGGATTTGGTGACTCAATGAGGAGGCCAAGGAAAGCAATCACTGCTGATGTTTAGGCTTGGAAACATGGTGACTTCAAGAAGAGCAATTTGAGAAGAGCTAGAAGAACAAAGACATATTGAGTAAACAAAAAATGTATGGAGTGGTCGCTCCATAGCAGACCCTGTGCTTGTCatggtgaacaagacagacatagTTCCTAAACATATGGCACATATAGTCCAAAGGAGGCAAGTGAACAAAGTAAATTGCAATGGGGCAGTGAGGGAAATTAAGCAGTGTGCTGAGACAGAGAGCAGTCAGAAGGACTCATTTTAGATTAAGGATGTCAGTAAAAAAATGGGAAGTGGCCATGTTTGGGACTAAAACTTCAGTTGTGGACTTACTATTTGATAAAGCAGGCTGATAGAtgtgtaaaattatttcatagaCTGTTGGAAAGGCAGAATGAAACCCAGGAGAAAAGTTGAGAATGGATGCAAAGGTTTGGGAGTTACTGGCAGGGATCTCTGAGGGAGGTTATGTTCATTTgaattgggggtggggtgaggcagCAACAGGATAAAGAGTAGTTACTGGGACCAGAGAAGGCTCAAGTGGATGGACAGGGGCAGAAGCTCATCCTCACCATCCAGGGTGAGTTTCCAGGAGAATGGCAAATATTGTGGAGGAAAGGAGATGGGAGTGATGTGTAGAAGGACCTGTAATGGTCTTTGAGGATTTTCCCCTGTTTTTATTAAGGATATGGTGGTGAAATTCAGCTCCTGTGGTTAAGGGTGTGAATTTTGGTAGACAGGAAAGGGGCTGGTGAAGCCACTCTTTGGAGAAGTTTGGTGATGAAGAGAGAGTGACTTGAAGATGTAACAGGGCTGGGGAAGGATTCTTCTTGTAGGGAGAAATGAAGTTTCATTTGTGTTTTGGCAATAGGAAAGTGGCAAGTTGACTGAAGGTGTAGCTCAAAGCATTAGAGCAGGGTTCTAGAAGAATTGGGGGTGGGACAAATCAGAGGAAGACAAGTACTTCATAAATCACCTTTTCCTCCACTCCAGGAGGGGAAAATATAGAGGCAGACGTTTTGAGGTATGGAGGATGAATACTTGGAAGGAATGAGGGGTACACTGCAGAATTTGCTTTATATACCTCTGAGCCACTtggtaaagaaggaaagaaaggcagaggTTGGTCAAGTACTTGAGTGAGGATGAATTTTACAATGTCTTCTGGGGCAATGGACGAATAAAGTGATTGATGGCCAACTCTGTGGACCCACTTGAAGTTTATCCATTAAAAAGATGTATGAATGCCTGctctgcctcaacttcctcattTGTATACTAAGTAAAGTAATAGTGCTGAGCTGCGACCCTGGGCTCCTGGGGACGTGAGCGTCATGTCTTTCCGCGACCTCCGCAGGCTGATTTCACAGAGATGATGAGAGCCCTGGGATACCCTCGACATATTTCTATGGAAAATTTCCGTACACCCAATTTTGGACTTGTATCTGAAGTGCTTCTCTGGCTTGTGAAAAGATATGAGCCCCAGACTGACATCCCGCCTGACATGGACACTGAACAGGACCGAGTTTTCTTCATTAAGGCAATTGCCCAGTTCATGGCCACCAAGGCACATATAAAACTCAACACTAAGAAGCTTTATCAAGCAGATGGATATGCAGTAAAAGAGCTGCTGAAGATCACATCTGTCCTTTATAATGCTATGAAGACCAAGGGGATGGAGGGCTCTGAAATAGTAGAGGAAGATGTCAACAAATTCaagagtgatcttggctcaaagATTGCAGATTTGAAGGCAGCCAGGCAGCTTGCGTCTGAAATCACCTCCAAAGGAGCATCTCTGTATGACTTGCTCGGCATGGAAGTAGAGTTGAGGGAAATGAGAACAGAAGCCATTGCCAGACCTCTGGAAATAAACGAGACTGAAAAAGTGATGAGAATTGCAATAAAAGAGATTTTGACACAGGTTCAGAAGACTAAAGACCTGCTCAATAATGTGGCCTCTGATGAAGCAATTtagaagccaaaattgaaaagagaaaattagaacTGGAAAGAAATCGGAAGCGACTAGAGACTCTGCAGAGTGTCAGGCCATGTTTTATGGATGAGTATGAGAAGACTGAGGAAGAATTACAAAAGCAGTATGACATTTATCTGGAGAAATTTCAAAATCTGACTTATCTGGAACAACAGCTTGAAGATCATCATAGGATGGAGCAAGAAAGGTTTGAGGAAGCTAAAAACACTTTCTGCCTGATACAGAACAACCTCAAGGAGGAAGAGAAGCGCCTGCTCAAGAGTGGAAGTAACGATGACTCGGACATAGACATCCAGGAGGATGATGAATCCGACAGTGAGTTGGAAGAAAGGCGGCTGCCCAAGTCGCGGACAGCCATGGAGATGCTCATGCAAGGAAGACCTGGCAAACGCATTGTGGGCACGATGCAAGGTGGAGACTCCGATGACAATGAGGACTCGGAGGAGAGTGAAATTGACATGGAAGATGATGATGACAAGGATGACGATTTGGAAGACGAGAGTGTTTCTCTTTCACCAACCAAGCCCAATCGAAGGGTCCGGAAACCTGAACCCCTGGATGAGAGTGACAATGACTTCTGACCCTTTTGCCAAGGGACCCTGGCAGATTAAAACCCTCAGACTTGTAGGTAAATGGGAACTTAGAAGGTTAGGAAGGCAACGCCTGTTTTGTTCACTAAGCTGGCTGGACTCATGATCACTGAAGcaatatttatttctgctttagcCTCCTATGTTTGCATTCCATGAAGCTTAAATAAGAATTGAAGCAAATccctaagatttatttttttccaccttATTTATCTCCTAAAACTTGAGGAATGCATGTGTTCTTAGTGATTCACATCCACCGGACAATACTCAAGGAGAAATAAGCGCTGACGCCACACAGGTCTTGGCTGCTTTTGTTACTCTACATTTTCTCTGAGACACCAGCAGAGTTGGGGCTGGAACTGCGCACTGGGGACTCACGTTTGGAATCGTAGGGGAACATCTGGCTGTTAATCACTTGCACAGTTGAGAACATTTCCTGTATGTCGGCTTTTAATTCTAGctcttatttcattttgtaatcttattttctttcttctgcatgttCACAATACCAAgcattaaatgtatttaaaaaaaaaaaaaagtaatagtgcTGACCTCTTTAGGGTTGTgagaaggattaaatgagttaattcatgGAAAGCTtttacaacagtgcctggcacttagtaagcACTCAACAAGTAGTTACTACTGCTATTACATGCTAGGTGCTGTGTGAGGTAAATAGAGATCTCATCAGAGTTATTATATTCTCCAGTAGCTCATAACAAACACAGAGGTAGAACAGAGTCAGCGGGTAATGGAGGTGCCCTGGAACTGAGGATTGGGAGACTGTTGCGGGACCATAGGGGTTTAGAGTCAGGTAGGAGCAGCCCTGGAGTGTGTGGCTCCTGTGCTTACTCTCAGGTAGGTGTCAGTACTGTGGCTGAAGGGAAGGAGGTGGTGACCTTGTTCAAAGCAGGTTCCTGGCCAGGAACTGAGCAGTGGTGGGAGAAGGGGGAGGTCAAGGTAGCAGAGGAGACAGTGAGGGCTACAGCTCATGGGAAAGGATTTTGTAAGGATTTGGTCCAGCCAAGTGGTTGAGGAAGGACTGTGGCCCCACCAGGAAGCTTGCCTATAAATTAGAACCAGGGTTGATGCTCATTATCTAGCTTAGACACATACTGTGAGGACTGGGGCAAGACAGGTGGGGACTGTGTCTCGGTGGGAAGGGGTCAGGCATGAAGTTGGTGAAGAAGAGAGAATAGAGACTAGCATGGAGCACTTACTAATGCCAACAGCTCCCCTGGGAGTTTATAGAGTTGGTATGAGCTTGTGTTTGAAAGTATAGGGAAATGAAGTCTCAAAGAGTAGCATTCAGCATTGTACCACTAAGTGTTGAAACTTGTCCTGTCACCCAGTTATGTTAGAAATATAACTACtgaaaacatttgcagattccaaCAGCATTAAAAAGTGCCCATCTCTAAAACAGAGTTTATTTCACTTTTCCTAGAAGTTTTTTAtcctcttcactttttttttttttt
This genomic stretch from Pongo pygmaeus isolate AG05252 chromosome 8, NHGRI_mPonPyg2-v2.0_pri, whole genome shotgun sequence harbors:
- the LOC129045243 gene encoding LOW QUALITY PROTEIN: clusterin-associated protein 1-like (The sequence of the model RefSeq protein was modified relative to this genomic sequence to represent the inferred CDS: inserted 1 base in 1 codon; deleted 2 bases in 1 codon), whose protein sequence is MSFRDLRADFTEMMRALGYPRHISMENFRTPNFGLVSEVLLWLVKRYEPQTDIPPDMDTEQDRVFFIKAIAQFMATKAHIKLNTKKLYQADGYAVKELLKITSVLYNAMKTKGMEGSEIVEEDVNKFKSDLGSKIADLKAARQLASEITSKGASLYDLLGMEVELREMRTEAIARPLEINETEKVMRIAIKEILTQVQKTKDLLNNVASDEXNLEAKIEKRKLELERNRKRLETLQSVRPCFMDEYEKTEEELQKQYDIYLEKFQNLTYLEQQLEDHHRMEQERFEEAKNTFCLIQNNLKEEEKRLLKSGSNDDSDIDIQEDDESDSELEERRLPKSRTAMEMLMQGRPGKRIVGTMQGGDSDDNEDSEESEIDMEDDDDKDDDLEDESVSLSPTKPNRRVRKPEPLDESDNDF